The following are encoded in a window of Castanea sativa cultivar Marrone di Chiusa Pesio chromosome 5, ASM4071231v1 genomic DNA:
- the LOC142636526 gene encoding uncharacterized protein LOC142636526 gives MEKTAEKKREFPAGRGLIDLVFSWSIEDVLNEDLYQNQVRLIPQTFSSTKEYMNSFTYPLIEETRADLLSSMSTLPLAPRRVILSFKKTKNFKQPKDFFYHVTLQSASGLQKNGGYEPMAGDIIALTNVRSKYVKDLDRPNRPFLLAFIYRVNLKDDRFLSILASKPILAEEQESKKRETLYAICLTNLTTNIRIWRALHSQLEGKNLDIIGKVLQPNSAEAKICTSCISTNNCSTTYADVRSRICSSDLNDSQKNAVLSCLETRKCNHQNTVKLIWGPPGTGKTKTVGCLLFCLLRMKCRTLTCAPTNTAVLEVTQRLLKNVTDSLEYDTYGLGDILLFGNGERMKIGDRHDLLDVFLDNRVTILYECLLSSTGWKDTLLSMITLLNEPKQQYHLYLKNRRVEDLEENINEGKSKNKGIDRNQGKEVDDQSSKDKKSKKNLKKVIIQTLTENKSKKKQKEKVPSWKEKGLEHEEKPREDSSSQEKKNEGQVANEYDNPLTFEEFVQKRFNCISKRLTFFMENLYTHLPTSFISLEVVKKMIKALDLLKSLETVLCAVSVTDKGLLEKVFRKNAGRGLGHLRELSIVRNECLLILRSLPQKFHVPNFKDEDAIKKFCLQNSCLIFCTASSSAKVHEVKTDLELLVIDEAAQLKECESTIPLQLPGLRHAILIGDERQLPAMVKSKISEEAEFGRSLFQRLVLIGHKKHILNVQYRMHPSISLFPNRMFYENHILDGHNVKGKSYERRFIQGKMYGSYSFISVAHGKEELDNSHSLQNMVEAAVASEIVSSLCKESVRTKKKVRVGIISPYKAQVLAIGEKVKNYSADPNDDFSICVRSVDGFQGGEEDVIIISTVRCNQNGIVGFLKNQQRTNVALTRARYCLWILGNEATLTKRNTIWKELVIDAKKRRCFYNAHEDKGLAQAITVALVGCNQMHILLNMDSFLFRKARWMVSFSKNFLKSMSRLKDAETCTKVLTLLENLANGWRQPQSKKNLYVHHGASSQLLEQYKVKGLLHLVWTVDILKENSNYIQILKVWDILPLSEMPKLANQLDVLFENYTLEKINHCKHKSLSGCLVVPMRWPVNSSSCPEADPVLSLSEPLASLSLRDESESSSTTNVINSKHTTGRSVVTNKWVRKLSDD, from the exons GTGAGACTGATCCCGCAAACATTTTCCTCAACAAAAGAATACATGAATTCATTCACTTATCCACTTATTGAGGAAACACGCGCTGACTTGTTATCAAGCATGTCAACACTGCCTCTAGCGCCTAGGCGTGTAATATTGTCattcaaaaaaaccaaaaattttaaacaacccAAAGACTTTTTTTACCATGTTACACTTCAAAGTGCGAGTGGATTGCAGAAGAATGGGGGATATGAACCTATGGCTGGAGACATCATTGCCTTGACAAATGTAAGATCAAAATACGTTAAGGATTTAGACAGACCCAACAGACCCTTTCTTCTTGCTTTTATTTATAGGGTAAATTTAAAGGACGACAGATTTCTTTCAATATTAGCCTCAAAGCCCATCTTGGCTGAAGAACAAGAGAGCAAGAAGAGGGAAACTCTTTATGCTATTTGCCTGACAAACTTGACCACAAATATCCGTATATGGAGAGCATTGCACTCTCAGCTGGAAGGAAAAAACTTAGATATCATTGGAAAAGTGCTGCAACCAAACTCTGCT GAAGCTAAAATTTGTACTTCGTGCATTTCTACAAACAATTGCAGTACTACCTATGCAGATGTGAGGTCCAGAATCTGCTCTTCTGATTTAAATGACTCCCAGAAAAATGCAGTTCTTAGCTGTTTGGAAACTAGGAAATGCAATCATCAGAATACTGTCAAACTAATATGGGGTCCTCCGGGAACTGGGAAAACCAAGACAGTTGGTTGTTTACTATTCTGTCTACTTAGAATGAAATGCAGAACTCTTACTTGTGCCCCAACGAATACTGCAGTTTTGGAAGTGACCCAGCGGCTTCTAAAGAATGTGACAGACTCACTTGAATATGATACTTATGGGCTTGGAGATATACTTTTATTTGGAAATGGGGAGCGGATGAAGATTGGTGATCGTCATGACCTTCTAGATGTATTCCTTGATAACCGAGTTACCATACTATATGAATGCCTTCTTTCATCAACTGGTTGGAAAGATACTTTACTGTCAATGATTACTTTGCTCAACGAACCGAAACAGCAATATCATTTGTACTTGAAAAATAGAAGAGTGGAAGACCTTGAGGAGAATATAAATGAaggaaaatctaaaaataaagggatagataGGAATCAAGGGAAGGAGGTTGATGATCAATCCTCCAAAGACAAGAAGAGCAAGAAAAATCTAAAGAAAGTTATCATCCAAACCTTAACTGAaaacaaaagcaagaaaaaacAGAAGGAGAAGGTGCCTTCGTGGAAAGAAAAGGGCTTAGAGCATGAGGAAAAACCGAGGGAGGATAGTTCTtcccaagaaaagaaaaatgaaggacAGGTAGCCAATGAATATGACAACCCTTTGACATTTGAGGAATTCGTACAGAAGAGATTCAACTGCATTTCAAAGCGTCTgacattttttatggaaaatttaTATACACACCTACCTACTTCTTTTATTTCATTAGAAGTGGTAAAGAAGATGATCAAAGCTCTTGATCTTCTCAAATCTCTTGAAACTGTGTTGTGTGCGGTTAGTGTTACTGATAAAGGGTTATTAGAGAAAGTCTTCAGAAAAAATGCAGGAAGGGGACTTGGTCACTTAAGGGAATTGAGTATTGTGAGAAATGAGTGCCTTCTTATCCTCAGATCACTTCCTCAAAAATTCCATGTTCCAAATTTTAAAGACGAGGATGCTATAAAAAAATTCTGCCTGCAAAATTCTTGTCTGATTTTCTGCACTGCATCAAGCTCTGCTAAAGTTCATGAAGTAAAGACTGATCTGGAACTACTGGTTATAGATGAAGCAGCTCAGCTTAAGGAATGTGAATCAACCATTCCTTTACAACTTCCTGGCCTCCGCCATGCTATTCTCATTGGGGATGAACGTCAACTGCCTGCGATGGTTAAAAGCAAG aTTTCTGAGGAAGCTGAATTTGGAAGAAGTTTGTTCCAGAGGCTGGTATTGATAGGACACAAGAAACACATTCTAAATGTCCAGTATAGGATGCATCCATCCATAAGCTTATTCCCAAATAGGATGTTCTACGAAAATCATATTTTGGATGGCCACAATGTCAAAGGAAAAAGCTACGAGAGGCGTTTCATTCAGGGGAAGATGTATGGCTCCTACTCTTTTATAAGTGTAGCACATGGAAAAGAGGAACTCGATAACAGCCATAGCCTGCAAAATATGGTTGAGGCAGCTGTGGCATCTGAGATAGTTTCAAGCCTTTGCAAAG AATCAGTTCGCACAAAGAAGAAGGTCAGAGTTGGTATCATCTCACCATACAAGGCTCAAGTCCTTGCAATTGGAGAGAAGGTGAAAAACTACAGTGCAGATCCTAACGATGACTTCTCCATTTGTGTTCGCTCTGTTGATGGATTCCAAGGTGGTGAGGAGGATGTGATAATTATCTCTACTGTTAGATGTAATCAGAATGGAATAGTTggttttcttaaaaatcaaCAAAGAACAAATGTGGCTCTAACTCGTGCCAG GTATTGCCTTTGGATATTGGGAAATGAAGCAACTTTAACTAAAAGGAACACTATTTGGAAGGAATTAGTCATTGATGCCAAGAAACGGAGGTGCTTCTACAATGCCCATGAAGACAAGGGTTTGGCTCAGGCTATTACAGTTGCCTTGGTTGGATGTAACCAAATGCACATTTTACTCAACATGGATTCTTTTCTGTTCAGAAAAGCTAGATGGATG GTCTCCTTCAGcaaaaattttttgaaatctatgTCAAGACTTAAAGATGCTGAGACTTGTACAAAAGTACTTACTTTATTGGAAAATCTTGCAAATGGTTGGCGTCAACCTCAAAGCAAGAAAAATCTCTATGTCCATCATGGAGCTTCTTCCCAATTATTAGAGCAGTACAAGGTCAAAGGGTTGCTGCATCTAGTTTGGACTGTAGACATTCTCAAGGAAAATTCGAACTACATTCAGATTCTAAAGGTCTGGGACATTttgccattatctgaaatgccAAAACTAGCAAATCAACTTGATGTCCTATTTGAGAATTATACTTTGGAAAAGATAAATCACTGCAAACACAAAAGCCTCAGTGG GTGTTTAGTTGTTCCAATGAGATGGCCAGTCAACTCAAGTAGTTGTCCCGAAGCTGATCCTGTATTGTCCCTTTCAGAACCATTAGCTTCACTCAGTCTAAGGGATGAGTCAGAATCATCATCTACAACTAATGT AATTAATTCAAAGCACACAACTGGGAGAAGTGTTGTTACAAATAAATGGGTAAGAAAGCTGTCGGATGACTAA
- the LOC142634166 gene encoding uncharacterized protein LOC142634166 isoform X1 gives MEKTAVKKNEVPGRRLVDLVLSWSIKDVRNEDLYKNQVRQIPQIFSSTTEYMNSFTYPLIEETHADLLSSMSTLHLAPSCEISSFKQTKDFKPPKDFFYLVTLKSVSGLQKNGGYEPMVGDIIALTNVRPQYKDLDRPNRPFLVAFVQRVKDDNILTILASKPILAEERENKKRETLYAICLINMTTNIRIWRALNSQLEGKNLDIIGKVLQPNSAVAKICTSCISENNCSTTYADVKSRICSSDLNDSQKAAVLSCLETRKCNHQNTVKLIWGPPGTGKTKTVGCLLFCLLRMKCRTLTCAPTNTAVLEVTQRLLKNVTDSSEYDTYGLGDILLFGNGERMKIGDRHDLLDVFLDNRVTILYESLLSSTGWKDTLLSMITLLNEPKQQYHLYLKNRRVEDHEEIINEGKSKNKEMDRNQGKEVDDQSSKDKKSKKNLKKVITQTLNENKNKKRQKEKVPSWNEKGLEHEEKQREDSSSQDKKNEGQVANECDNPLTFVEFVQKRFKCISKRMTFFMENLYTHLPTSFISLEVVKKMIKALDLLKSLETLLCAVSVTDKGLLEKVFRKNVGSGLGHLRKLSIERNECLLILRSLPQKFHVPNFENEYAIKKFCLQNSCLIFCTVSSSAKVHEVKTDLELLVIDEAAQLKECESTIPLQLPGLRHAILIGDERQLPAMVQSKISEKAEIGRSLFQRLVLMGHKKHLLNVQHRMHPSISLFPNRMFYENDILDGHNVKERSYERHFLQGKMYGSYSFINVAHGKEEFDNSHSLKNMAEAVVASEIVSSLFKESVRTKKKVRVGIISPYKAQVFAIGEKVKKYNADSNDDFSISVRSVDGFQGGEEDVIIISTVRCNKNGIVGFLKNHQRTNVALTRARYCLWILGNEATLTKKNTIWKKLVNDAMKRKCFYNFHEDKGLANPVLSLSKPLASLSLRDELESSSTTNGINSKHTTGRSVVTNKWVRKLPDD, from the exons ATGGAGAAGACTGCAGTGAAGAAGAATGAAGTTCCAGGTCGACGCTTAGTAGATCTGGTACTCTCTTGGTCTATCAAAGATGTTCGCAATGAAGATCTTTACAAAAACCAG GTGAGACAGATCCCACAAATATTTTCCTCAACAACAGAATACATGAATTCATTCACTTATCCACTTATTGAGGAAACACACGCTGACTTGTTATCAAGCATGTCAACACTGCATCTAGCGCCTAGTTGTGAAATATCGTCATTCAAACAAACCAAGGATTTTAAACCACCCAAAGACTTTTTTTACCTTGTTACACTAAAAAGTGTAAGTGGATTGCAGAAGAATGGGGGATATGAACCTATGGTTGGAGACATCATTGCCTTGACAAATGTAAGACCACAATACAAGGATTTAGACAGACCCAACAGACCCTTTCTTGTTGCTTTTGTTCAAAGGGTGAAAGACGACAATATTCTTACAATATTAGCCTCAAAGCCCATCTTGGCTGAAGAACGAGAGAACAAGAAGAGAGAAACTCTTTATGCTATTTGCCTGATAAACATGACAACAAATATCCGTATATGGAGAGCATTGAACTCTCAGCTGGAAGGAAAAAACTTAGATATCATTGGAAAAGTCTTGCAACCAAACTCTGCT GTAGCTAAAATTTGTACTTCGTGCATTTCTGAAAACAATTGCAGTACTACCTATGCAGATGTGAAGTCCAGAATCTGCTCCTCTGATTTAAATGACTCCCAGAAAGCTGCAGTTCTTAGCTGTTTGGAAACTAGGAAATGCAATCATCAGAATACTGTCAAACTAATATGGGGTCCTCCAGGAACTGGGAAAACCAAGACAGTTGGTTGTTTACTATTCTGTCTACTTAGAATGAAATGCAGAACTCTTACTTGTGCCCCGACGAATACTGCAGTTTTGGAAGTGACCCAGCGGCTTCTAAAGAATGTGACAGACTCATCCGAATATGATACTTATGGGCTTGGAGATATACTTTTATTTGGAAATGGGGAGCGGATGAAGATTGGTGATCGTCATGACCTTCTTGATGTATTCCTTGATAATCGAGTTACTATACTATATGAATCCCTTCTTTCATCAACTGGTTGGAAAGATACTTTACTATCAATGATTACTTTGCTCAACGAACCTAAACAGCAATATCATTTGTACTTGAAAAATAGAAGAGTGGAAGACCATGAGGAGATAATAAATGAaggaaaatctaaaaataaagaaatggatAGGAATCAAGGGAAGGAGGTTGATGATCAATCCTCCAAAGACAAGAAGAGCAAGAAAAATCTGAAGAAAGTTATCACTCAAACcttaaatgaaaacaaaaacaagaaaagacaGAAAGAGAAGGTGCCTTCGTGGAATGAAAAGGGCTTAGAGCATGAGGAAAAACAAAGGGAGGATAGTTCTTCCCaagacaagaaaaatgaaggacAGGTAGCCAATGAATGTGATAATCCTTTGACATTTGTGGAGTTCGTACAGAAGAGATTCAAATGCATTTCAAAGCGTATgacattttttatggaaaatttaTATACACACTTACCTACTTCTTTTATTTCATTAGAAGTGGTAAAGAAGATGATCAAAGCTCTTGATCTTCTCAAATCTCTTGAAACTTTGTTGTGTGCTGTTAGTGTTACTGATAAAGGGCTATTAGAGAAAGTCTTCAGAAAAAATGTAGGAAGCGGACTTGGTCACTTAAGGAAGTTGAGTATTGAGAGAAATGAGTGCCTTCTTATCCTCAGATCACTTCCTCAAAAATTCCAtgttccaaattttgaaaacgAGTATGCTATAAAAAAATTCTGCCTGCAAAATTCTTGTCTGATTTTCTGCACTGTATCAAGCTCTGCTAAAGTGCATGAAGTAAAGACTGATCTGGAACTACTGGTTATAGATGAAGCTGCTCAGCTTAAGGAATGTGAATCAACCATTCCTTTACAACTTCCTGGCCTCCGCCATGCTATTCTCATTGGGGATGAACGTCAACTGCCTGCGATGGTTCAAAGCAAG aTTTCTGAGAAAGCTGAGATTGGAAGAAGTTTGTTCCAGAGGCTGGTATTGATGGGACACAAGAAACACCTTCTTAATGTCCAGCATAGGATGCATCCATCCATAAGCTTATTCCCAAATAGGATGTTctatgaaaatgatattttggaTGGCCACAATGTCAAAGAAAGAAGCTACGAGAGGCATTTCCTACAGGGGAAGATGTATGGCTCCTACTCTTTTATAAATGTAGCACATGGCAAAGAGGAATTCGATAACAGCCATAGTCTGAAAAATATGGCTGAGGCGGTTGTGGCATCTGAGATAGTTTCAAGCCTTTTCAAAG AATCAGTTCGTACAAAGAAGAAGGTTAGAGTTGGTATCATCTCACCATACAAGGCTCAAGTTTTTGCAATCGGAGAGAAGGTGAAGAAGTACAATGCAGATTCTAATGATGATTTCTCCATTAGTGTTCGTTCTGTTGATGGGTTCCAGGGTGGTGAGGAGGATGTGATAATTATCTCTACTGTCAGATGTAATAAGAATGGAATAGTTGGTTTTCTTAAAAATCATCAAAGAACAAACGTGGCACTAACGCGTGCAAG GTATTGCCTTTGGATATTGGGAAATGAAGCAACTTTAACTAAAAAGAACACTATTTGGAAGAAATTAGTCAATGATGCCATGAAACGGAAGTGTTTCTACAATTTCCATGAAGACAAGGGTTTGGCTAATCCTGTATTGTCCCTTTCAAAACCATTAGCTTCACTCAGTCTGAGAGATGAGTTAGAATCATCATCTACAACTAATGG AATTAATTCAAAGCACACAACTGGGAGAAGTGTTGTTACAAATAAATGGGTAAGAAAGCTGCCTGATGACTAA
- the LOC142634166 gene encoding uncharacterized protein LOC142634166 isoform X2 has product MEKTAVKKNEVPGRRLVDLVLSWSIKDVRNEDLYKNQVRQIPQIFSSTTEYMNSFTYPLIEETHADLLSSMSTLHLAPSCEISSFKQTKDFKPPKDFFYLVTLKSVSGLQKNGGYEPMVGDIIALTNVRPQYKDLDRPNRPFLVAFVQRVKDDNILTILASKPILAEERENKKRETLYAICLINMTTNIRIWRALNSQLEGKNLDIIGKVLQPNSAVAKICTSCISENNCSTTYADVKSRICSSDLNDSQKAAVLSCLETRKCNHQNTVKLIWGPPGTGKTKTVGCLLFCLLRMKCRTLTCAPTNTAVLEVTQRLLKNVTDSSEYDTYGLGDILLFGNGERMKIGDRHDLLDVFLDNRVTILYESLLSSTGWKDTLLSMITLLNEPKQQYHLYLKNRRVEDHEEIINEGKSKNKEMDRNQGKEVDDQSSKDKKSKKNLKKVITQTLNENKNKKRQKEKVPSWNEKGLEHEEKQREDSSSQDKKNEGQVANECDNPLTFVEFVQKRFKCISKRMTFFMENLYTHLPTSFISLEVVKKMIKALDLLKSLETLLCAVSVTDKGLLEKVFRKNVGSGLGHLRKLSIERNECLLILRSLPQKFHVPNFENEYAIKKFCLQNSCLIFCTVSSSAKVHEVKTDLELLVIDEAAQLKECESTIPLQLPGLRHAILIGDERQLPAMVQSKISEKAEIGRSLFQRLVLMGHKKHLLNVQHRMHPSISLFPNRMFYENDILDGHNVKERSYERHFLQGKMYGSYSFINVAHGKEEFDNSHSLKNMAEAVVASEIVSSLFKESVRTKKKVRVGIISPYKAQVFAIGEKVKKYNADSNDDFSISVRSVDGFQGGEEDVIIISTVRCNKNGIVGFLKNHQRTNVALTRARYCLWILGNEATLTKKNTIWKKLVNDAMKRKCFYNFHEDKGLANPVLSLSKPLASLSLRDELESSSTTNGINSKHTTGRSVVTNKWTFR; this is encoded by the exons ATGGAGAAGACTGCAGTGAAGAAGAATGAAGTTCCAGGTCGACGCTTAGTAGATCTGGTACTCTCTTGGTCTATCAAAGATGTTCGCAATGAAGATCTTTACAAAAACCAG GTGAGACAGATCCCACAAATATTTTCCTCAACAACAGAATACATGAATTCATTCACTTATCCACTTATTGAGGAAACACACGCTGACTTGTTATCAAGCATGTCAACACTGCATCTAGCGCCTAGTTGTGAAATATCGTCATTCAAACAAACCAAGGATTTTAAACCACCCAAAGACTTTTTTTACCTTGTTACACTAAAAAGTGTAAGTGGATTGCAGAAGAATGGGGGATATGAACCTATGGTTGGAGACATCATTGCCTTGACAAATGTAAGACCACAATACAAGGATTTAGACAGACCCAACAGACCCTTTCTTGTTGCTTTTGTTCAAAGGGTGAAAGACGACAATATTCTTACAATATTAGCCTCAAAGCCCATCTTGGCTGAAGAACGAGAGAACAAGAAGAGAGAAACTCTTTATGCTATTTGCCTGATAAACATGACAACAAATATCCGTATATGGAGAGCATTGAACTCTCAGCTGGAAGGAAAAAACTTAGATATCATTGGAAAAGTCTTGCAACCAAACTCTGCT GTAGCTAAAATTTGTACTTCGTGCATTTCTGAAAACAATTGCAGTACTACCTATGCAGATGTGAAGTCCAGAATCTGCTCCTCTGATTTAAATGACTCCCAGAAAGCTGCAGTTCTTAGCTGTTTGGAAACTAGGAAATGCAATCATCAGAATACTGTCAAACTAATATGGGGTCCTCCAGGAACTGGGAAAACCAAGACAGTTGGTTGTTTACTATTCTGTCTACTTAGAATGAAATGCAGAACTCTTACTTGTGCCCCGACGAATACTGCAGTTTTGGAAGTGACCCAGCGGCTTCTAAAGAATGTGACAGACTCATCCGAATATGATACTTATGGGCTTGGAGATATACTTTTATTTGGAAATGGGGAGCGGATGAAGATTGGTGATCGTCATGACCTTCTTGATGTATTCCTTGATAATCGAGTTACTATACTATATGAATCCCTTCTTTCATCAACTGGTTGGAAAGATACTTTACTATCAATGATTACTTTGCTCAACGAACCTAAACAGCAATATCATTTGTACTTGAAAAATAGAAGAGTGGAAGACCATGAGGAGATAATAAATGAaggaaaatctaaaaataaagaaatggatAGGAATCAAGGGAAGGAGGTTGATGATCAATCCTCCAAAGACAAGAAGAGCAAGAAAAATCTGAAGAAAGTTATCACTCAAACcttaaatgaaaacaaaaacaagaaaagacaGAAAGAGAAGGTGCCTTCGTGGAATGAAAAGGGCTTAGAGCATGAGGAAAAACAAAGGGAGGATAGTTCTTCCCaagacaagaaaaatgaaggacAGGTAGCCAATGAATGTGATAATCCTTTGACATTTGTGGAGTTCGTACAGAAGAGATTCAAATGCATTTCAAAGCGTATgacattttttatggaaaatttaTATACACACTTACCTACTTCTTTTATTTCATTAGAAGTGGTAAAGAAGATGATCAAAGCTCTTGATCTTCTCAAATCTCTTGAAACTTTGTTGTGTGCTGTTAGTGTTACTGATAAAGGGCTATTAGAGAAAGTCTTCAGAAAAAATGTAGGAAGCGGACTTGGTCACTTAAGGAAGTTGAGTATTGAGAGAAATGAGTGCCTTCTTATCCTCAGATCACTTCCTCAAAAATTCCAtgttccaaattttgaaaacgAGTATGCTATAAAAAAATTCTGCCTGCAAAATTCTTGTCTGATTTTCTGCACTGTATCAAGCTCTGCTAAAGTGCATGAAGTAAAGACTGATCTGGAACTACTGGTTATAGATGAAGCTGCTCAGCTTAAGGAATGTGAATCAACCATTCCTTTACAACTTCCTGGCCTCCGCCATGCTATTCTCATTGGGGATGAACGTCAACTGCCTGCGATGGTTCAAAGCAAG aTTTCTGAGAAAGCTGAGATTGGAAGAAGTTTGTTCCAGAGGCTGGTATTGATGGGACACAAGAAACACCTTCTTAATGTCCAGCATAGGATGCATCCATCCATAAGCTTATTCCCAAATAGGATGTTctatgaaaatgatattttggaTGGCCACAATGTCAAAGAAAGAAGCTACGAGAGGCATTTCCTACAGGGGAAGATGTATGGCTCCTACTCTTTTATAAATGTAGCACATGGCAAAGAGGAATTCGATAACAGCCATAGTCTGAAAAATATGGCTGAGGCGGTTGTGGCATCTGAGATAGTTTCAAGCCTTTTCAAAG AATCAGTTCGTACAAAGAAGAAGGTTAGAGTTGGTATCATCTCACCATACAAGGCTCAAGTTTTTGCAATCGGAGAGAAGGTGAAGAAGTACAATGCAGATTCTAATGATGATTTCTCCATTAGTGTTCGTTCTGTTGATGGGTTCCAGGGTGGTGAGGAGGATGTGATAATTATCTCTACTGTCAGATGTAATAAGAATGGAATAGTTGGTTTTCTTAAAAATCATCAAAGAACAAACGTGGCACTAACGCGTGCAAG GTATTGCCTTTGGATATTGGGAAATGAAGCAACTTTAACTAAAAAGAACACTATTTGGAAGAAATTAGTCAATGATGCCATGAAACGGAAGTGTTTCTACAATTTCCATGAAGACAAGGGTTTGGCTAATCCTGTATTGTCCCTTTCAAAACCATTAGCTTCACTCAGTCTGAGAGATGAGTTAGAATCATCATCTACAACTAATGG AATTAATTCAAAGCACACAACTGGGAGAAGTGTTGTTACAAATAAATGG ACTTTCAGATAG